Proteins from a single region of Apium graveolens cultivar Ventura chromosome 7, ASM990537v1, whole genome shotgun sequence:
- the LOC141673157 gene encoding uncharacterized protein LOC141673157: MRWYIKKDVKDGEISHPADGEEWKYFDRRYPSFAQEIRNIRLGLATDDFNPFGPTGKKTYSVWPVVIVVYNLPPSICMKKPYMFMTDIVPGPNNIEKDINVCLRPLIDELKILWNTGVKTYDQSLKQNFTMRAAIMWTISDYPAMSMISGWSGKGRMGCQVCLGRVQGFQLKYCGKCSFYGTNRIFLESNDPLRQKNNLFDNKERRLFRGRFSGEGVKELLDGLVFPPPGKTNSKARSVGYGEEHHWTHVPIFYELPYWSSHSLRYSIDIMHTEKNVFKNIFFTIVNAAKSKDHKKARADCKHFGVLPHLWIDEKGKSPKTPYSLTRKQRKLLCEWISSLKLPDGYSSNISRCCNVEECTFYGFKSHDCHIFLQKLLPLAIRELLPAPIADAITTISNFFQDLCSSVVTKTDLEIMEKSVIKALCLLETIFPQSWFDSMEHLFVHLAEEIRLAGPAYWHWMYSIERLLGKLKQKVGNKARVEGSIAERYMEEEILNICSFYFTSDTIHNKVRRNEVLFDVQNSENLEVFKYPIQSLGKEGTRYMSDDERELAEEYVLLNSPEVQPYLRKYQDRVIRQRPETTPQDLDRIVKSRFKTWFKQKVDKDEVEGPRFRDLLEGVGNGVRIDKNRVITIDMTSRLKSNEIFILASQASQVYYAPSVLDPKAKIYMVVKSKSRPIDESIVAQNDIEDAFQEDRSNASNLFSLFVDFAQYGKIPFIRREEEEEEDEEDEEDDLKDDEDENEGEEEISEGDNEDDDDDEDDDGFDDFE, from the exons ATGAGATGGTACATAAAAAAAGATGTGAAAGATGGAGAAATAAGTCATCCCGCAGATGGAGAAGAGTGGAAATATTTTGACCGTCGGTATCCTTCATTTGCTCAAGAAATTCGTAACATAAGGCTCGGTCTTGCGACCGATGATTTCAACCCTTTTGGCCCTACCGGGAAAAAAACATATAGTGTGTGGCCcgtggtgatagttgtctacaATCTTCCACCATCGATATGTATGAAAAAGCCTTATATGTTCATGACCGATATAGTTCCGGGTCCAAATAATATTGAAAAAGATATTAACGTTTGTCTAAGGCCTCTCATCGATGAATTGAAGATATTGTGGAATACCGGGGTGAAGACATACGACCAAtctttgaaacaaaattttacaATGAGAGCGGCTATTATGTGGACAATTAGTGACTATCCCGCTATGAGTATGATAAGTGGGTGGTCGGGCAAAGGAAGGATGGGATGTCAAGTGTGTCTTGGAAGAGTGCAAGGGTTTCAATTAAAATATTGTGGAAAATGTAGTTTCTATGGCACGAACCGAATATTCCTTGAATCAAATGATCCACTCCGTCAAAAAAATAATTTGTTTGATAACAAAGAAAGAAGATTGTTTCGTGGTCGTTTCTCCGGTGAGGGTGTTAAGGAATTGCTTGATGGTTTAGTTTTTCCACCACCCGGAAAGACTAATTCGAAGGCAAGGAGTGTCGGATACGGGGAAGAGCATCATTGGACTCATGTCCCAATCTTTTACGAACTCCCTTATTGGTCATCACATAGCTTACGATATTCAATTGACATCATGCATACGgaaaaaaatgtttttaaaaacattttttttactaTTGTCAATGCGGCAAAGTCAAAAGATCATAAAAAAGCAAGAGCGGATTGCAAGCATTTTGGGGTGTTACCACATTTGTGGATCGATGAGAAAGGTAAGTCACCTAAAACACCttattcccttactagaaaacAACGTAAACTTTTGTGTGAATGGATTAGTTCACTAAAACTTCCGGATGGTTATTCCTCAAATATATCACGTTGTTGCAATGTTGAGGAATGTACATTTTATGGATTCAAATCGCACGATTGtcacatttttcttcaaaaattattgcCTCTCGCAATTCGTGAACTTCTACCGGCGCCTATTGCCGATGCAATCACGacaatttctaactttttccaAGATTTATGTTCATCCGTGGTTACAAAAACCGACTTGGAAATAATGGAAAAATCGGTTATCAAAGCATTGTGTTTGTTAGAAACGATTTTTCctcaaagttggtttgattcgaTGGAACACTTGTTTGTACATTTAGCCGAAGAAATTAGACTTGCTGGACCTGCTTATTGGCATTGGATGTATTCGATTGAACGTTTGTTGggaaaattaaaacaaaaagtcgGTAATAAAGCAAGGGTTGAGGGGTCAATTGCCGAACGATATATGGAGGAGGAGATTCTTAATATTTGTTCTTTTTATTTTACCTCTGACACAATCCATAATAAGGTACGTCGTAACGAGGTTTTGTTTGATGTGCAAAATTCCGAGAATTTAGAAGTGTTCAAATATCCAATTCAATCTCTTGGAAAGGAAGGAACTCGATACATGAGTGATGATGAACGAGAGTTAGCGGAAGAATATGTTCTTTTAAACTCTCCTGAAGTTCAACCTTATCTAAG gaagtaccAAGATCGTGTTATACGACAACGCCCGGAAACAACACCTCAAGATTTAGACCGTATTGTCAAAAGTCGATTTAAAACTTGGTTTAAACAAAag GTTGATAAAGATGAGGTGGAAGGACCTCGTTTTAGGGACTTACTTGAAGG TGTTGGTAATGGTGTGAGGATTGATAAGAATCGTGTGATTACAATCGATATGACTTCAAGATTGAAGTCAAATGAGATTTTTATTTTAGCTAGTCAAGCCTCACAAGTATATTATGCTCCTAGTGTATTGGATCCAAAAGCAAAAATATATATGGTGGTCAAATCTAAAAGTCGCCCAATTGATGAATCTATCGTTGCGCAAAATGATATAGAGGACGCTTTTCAGGAAGATAGATCTAATGCATCGAACTTGTTTTCGCTCTTTGTCGATTTTGCACAATATGGAAAAATACCGTTTATTCGgcgtgaagaagaagaagaagaagatgaagaagacgaagaagatgATTTGAAGGATGACGAAGATgaaaatgaaggagaagaagaaataaGTGAAGGTGACAATGAGGATGATGATGACGACGAAGATGATGATGGTTTTGACGATTTTGAATAA